One Bacillota bacterium genomic region harbors:
- the thiC gene encoding phosphomethylpyrimidine synthase ThiC, which produces MNQLLAAWQGTVTPEMEQVARDEGYPVAPILQGVAAGTIVIPANMRRKNLKAVGIGTGLRTKVNANIGTSPVQAALDDHLVKLRAALDAGADAVMDLSTGGDLDRCRREILAACPVPVGTVPIYQAAVEAKERHGAIVAMREDELFEVVERQAKDGVDFFTIHAGVTLESLDRLREQGRVVDIVSRGGSFLTGWMLKNDRENPFYEEFDRLLEICLAYDVALSLGDGMRPGCQADATDRAQVQELLILGELVDRCREAGVQVFVEGPGHVPLDQIIMNVQLQKRLCKGAPFYVLGPLVTDVAPGYDHITAAIGGAVAAMAGADFLCYVTPAEHLGLPSVADVREGVIATRIAGHAADLVKRVPGAREWDERMSRARKALDWEKQIELAMDPEKARRYYTERNPEKIAGCTMCGEFCAMKLVGEYLGRDYKNC; this is translated from the coding sequence ATGAACCAATTACTGGCGGCCTGGCAGGGCACGGTTACGCCCGAGATGGAACAGGTGGCCCGGGACGAGGGCTACCCCGTGGCGCCGATTCTCCAGGGGGTGGCGGCGGGCACCATCGTCATCCCGGCGAACATGCGGCGGAAGAACCTGAAGGCCGTCGGGATCGGGACCGGGCTGCGGACCAAGGTGAACGCCAATATCGGCACTTCTCCGGTGCAGGCCGCGCTGGACGACCACCTCGTCAAACTGCGGGCGGCCCTGGACGCCGGCGCCGACGCGGTGATGGACTTGAGCACCGGCGGCGACCTGGACCGGTGCCGGCGGGAGATCCTGGCGGCCTGCCCGGTGCCGGTGGGCACGGTGCCCATTTACCAGGCGGCGGTGGAGGCCAAAGAACGCCACGGGGCCATCGTTGCCATGCGCGAGGACGAATTGTTCGAGGTCGTCGAGCGCCAGGCCAAGGACGGCGTGGATTTTTTCACCATCCACGCCGGGGTGACCCTGGAGAGCTTGGACCGGCTCCGGGAGCAGGGTCGGGTGGTCGACATCGTCAGCCGGGGAGGGTCCTTCCTCACCGGCTGGATGCTAAAAAACGACCGGGAGAACCCGTTTTACGAGGAATTTGACCGCCTGCTCGAGATCTGCCTGGCCTACGACGTAGCGTTGAGCCTGGGGGACGGGATGCGGCCGGGTTGTCAGGCCGACGCCACCGACCGGGCCCAGGTCCAGGAGTTGCTGATCCTGGGTGAACTCGTCGACCGCTGCCGGGAAGCGGGGGTGCAGGTTTTCGTCGAGGGCCCGGGACACGTGCCGCTGGACCAGATCATTATGAACGTGCAGCTCCAGAAGCGGCTTTGCAAGGGGGCGCCCTTTTACGTGCTCGGTCCGCTGGTGACCGACGTCGCTCCCGGTTACGACCACATCACCGCTGCCATCGGCGGGGCGGTGGCCGCGATGGCCGGGGCCGATTTCCTGTGTTACGTCACCCCTGCCGAACATCTGGGTTTGCCCTCCGTGGCGGACGTCCGGGAGGGAGTAATCGCCACCCGGATCGCCGGTCACGCCGCCGACTTGGTGAAGCGGGTTCCGGGGGCCCGGGAATGGGACGAGAGGATGTCCCGGGCCCGCAAGGCTCTGGACTGGGAAAAGCAGATCGAGTTGGCGATGGACCCCGAGAAGGCGCGCCGTTACTACACCGAGCGGAACCCGGAAAAGATTGCGGGCTGCACCATGTGCGGGGAATTTTGCGCGATGAAGCTGGTGGGGGAGTATTTGGGCCGGGACTACAAGAACTGCTAG
- a CDS encoding thiamine phosphate synthase, with protein sequence MYRIADVNFNRTREGLRVVEESCRFVLADAGLAAGLKDLRHRLSALEEAFPGGRPALLAARDIPGDVGALAPERRHRADVFAAAGAGWKRAQEAARVLEELSRELEPALAHRFKEFRFALYAAEREWALAVAARGRRAAFERVRLYLVAGRADTGGRPLAEVVRAAVAGGAGAFQLREKNMGTRELTALAAELGALVRASGALFLVNDRVDVAAAVDADGVHLGQDDLPVEAARRLLGPGKLIGVSVHSPAEVREARERGADYIGLGAVFSTATKPEAHAPGLSLLSELAAGADLPSVAIGGIGLSNVKEVLRAGFRRVAVVRAVAGAPDPRLAAAALCAAVNEVWGDH encoded by the coding sequence GTGTACCGGATAGCGGATGTCAACTTCAACCGCACCCGGGAGGGCCTCCGGGTGGTGGAGGAATCGTGCCGTTTCGTCTTGGCAGACGCCGGACTTGCCGCCGGCCTCAAGGACCTGCGGCACCGGCTCTCGGCCCTGGAAGAGGCCTTTCCCGGCGGCCGTCCGGCGCTGCTCGCAGCGCGGGACATTCCGGGGGACGTCGGCGCGCTTGCCCCGGAGCGCCGTCACCGTGCCGATGTCTTTGCCGCCGCCGGGGCCGGCTGGAAGCGGGCGCAGGAGGCCGCCCGGGTGCTGGAGGAACTGTCCCGGGAACTGGAGCCGGCGTTGGCGCACCGCTTCAAGGAGTTTCGCTTCGCCCTCTACGCGGCCGAACGGGAGTGGGCCCTCGCGGTCGCCGCCCGGGGGCGCAGGGCCGCCTTTGAGCGGGTCCGGCTCTACCTGGTGGCCGGGCGGGCGGACACCGGGGGGCGGCCCCTGGCGGAGGTGGTGCGGGCGGCCGTGGCCGGCGGGGCCGGGGCTTTCCAACTGCGCGAAAAGAATATGGGGACCCGGGAGTTGACGGCGCTGGCCGCCGAACTGGGCGCGCTGGTCCGGGCGTCGGGGGCGCTCTTTCTGGTGAACGACCGGGTGGACGTGGCCGCGGCGGTTGACGCCGACGGAGTGCACCTGGGGCAGGACGACCTGCCGGTGGAGGCCGCGCGGCGGTTGCTCGGCCCCGGCAAACTGATCGGGGTTAGTGTCCACAGCCCGGCAGAGGTCCGGGAGGCCCGGGAGCGGGGCGCGGACTACATTGGCCTGGGAGCGGTGTTCTCCACGGCCACCAAGCCGGAGGCCCACGCCCCGGGACTTTCCCTGCTGTCGGAACTGGCCGCCGGGGCGGACCTGCCGTCCGTGGCCATCGGCGGCATCGGCTTGTCGAACGTTAAAGAGGTGCTCCGGGCGGGGTTTCGCAGGGTGGCGGTGGTGCGGGCGGTGGCGGGGGCGCCCGACCCGCGCTTGGCCGCCGCCGCTCTATGCGCCGCGGTAAATGAGGTATGGGGGGATCACTGA